In the Engystomops pustulosus chromosome 2, aEngPut4.maternal, whole genome shotgun sequence genome, one interval contains:
- the LOC140116749 gene encoding protein kinase C theta type-like: MASTGHRESEKKRKREEEMRKREEKKRKREKVKRKREEDSESGLKIKRRGEIAGLLEDDGPRPGSSQDPVTSSPYPDFYVYRLTIHQVLGRGGFGKVVLASFPGRNTFMAVKVVLKTPDNTAMLMRERRILQKARECPFLCHLYAAHQSQHGAYFITEYLSGGSLQALIRMCSSLNIDNVRFYTAEIVCGLQFLHGHNIVHRDLKPGNIMLDRSGHIRIIDLGLARDGVTSSNKTRGVVGTTCFMAPEVLLDEEYDAAVDWWSLGIVVSIMSSGYSPFYYGPIRSEAVESIITEMPEIPPWLASDLKHLIKNLLRKNPEMRLGVSGNIRHHPFFDSIGWEDLEAGRAQPPFTPFRAVLKNKHLQWPGDETPTNPVAEFSYMSPSWARMMERSRL, from the exons atggcgtctacaGGACACAGAGAAAgcgagaagaagaggaagagagaagaagagatgaggaagagagaagagaagaagaggaagagagaaaaggtgaagaggaagagagaagaggacagcGAGAGCGGATTGAAGataaagaggagaggagagattgCCGGATTATTAGAGGATGACGGGCCAAGACCGGGCAGCAGCCAGGACCCTGTAACATCAAGCCCCTACCCCGACTTCTATGTCTACCGCCTCACCATCCATCAGGTGCTGGGTAGGGGCGGCTTTGGGAAA GTGGTCCTGGCGTCATTCCCCGGCCGCAACACCTTCATGGCCGTGAAAGTTGTCCTCAAAACACCGGACAATACAGCAATGTTGATGAGAGAGCGACGGATACTCCAAAAAGCCAGAGAGTGCCCATTCCTATGCCATCTGTATGCCGCACATCAGTCTCAGCACGGGGCGTATTTCATCACGGAGTATCTGTCCGGCGGCAGCCTGCAGGCGTTAATCAGAATGTGCAGCAGCTTGAACATCGATAATGTGAGATTCTACACAGCAGAGATAGTATGTGGCCTCCAATTCCTCCATGGACACAACATCGTCCACAGAGATCTAAAGCCAGGAAACATCATGCTGGATAGAAGTGGGCACATCCGCATCATCGACCTGGGCCTTGCCCGCGATGGTGTCACCTCCTCCAATAAGACCCGTGGAGTGGTGGGCACAACCTGTTTTATGGCCCCAGAGGTGCTGCTGGATGAGGAATATGACGCAGCAGTTGACTGGTGGAGCCTGGGGATTGTTGTGTCCATAATGTCATCCGGATACTCCCCATTTTACTATGGGCCCATCAGGAGTGAGGCGGTTGAGTCCATCATCACCGAAATGCCAGAAATACCACCCTGGCTGGCCTCCGATTTAAAACATCTGATTAAAAACCTGCTGCGAAAAAATCCTGAGATGCGGCTGGGTGTGTCCGGTAACATCAGACACCATCCCTTCTTTGACAGCATTGGCTGGGAGGATCTTGAGGCCGGGAGAGCACAGCCCCCATTTACACCATTCAGGGCCGTTCTGAAGAACAAACACCTGCAGTGGCCGGGAGATGAAACACCTACTAACCCCGTGGCCGAATTCTCCTACATGTCACCTAGCTGGGCCCG GATGATGGAGAGATCCAGATTGTAA
- the LOC140116750 gene encoding gap junction delta-2 protein-like translates to MGDWSILGRLLTEVQNHSTVIGKIWLTMLLIFRILLVTLVGDAMYGDEQSKFTCNTLQPGCNNVCYDSFAPVSHLRFWIFQIVLVSTPSIFYIIYVLHKIAKDEKSDLERAYIMELLQSLSVGENFLNDPGANEPVEVKDVTRKGDRFRPKIAMDPIQGPIPVFDRMHIIYIVHVVLRSIMEMVFLVGQYYLYGFEVPHLFQCRSYPCPTQTDCFVSRATEKTVFLNFMFGVGLGCFILNIVELHYLGWFYVFRILAVACNTCCEFKSKKKKRPIVLHPEQNSLLIHLKDTIQERFVLKTSSSLSPEKMGFLPSPPTSTISFTNDDNDDSTSRQSPDIKHSNKAKIAKINKSWL, encoded by the coding sequence ATGGGCGACTGGTCGATCTTAGGTCGCCTTTTAACAGAGGTCCAGAACCACTCAACAGTTATCGGCAAAATATGGCTGACAATGCTTCTCATTTTCAGAATTCTCTTAGTTACGTTGGTAGGAGATGCTATGTACGGAGATGAACAGTCCAAATTCACCTGCAATACCCTTCAACCAGGTTGTAACAACGTCTGCTATGATAGCTTTGCTCCGGTCTCACATCTAAGGTTCTGGATATTTCAAATTGTCTTGGTGTCCACACCTTCCATCTTTTACATAATCTATGTCCTCCATAAAATTGCTAAAGATGAGAAAAGTGATCTGGAAAGGGCCTACATCATGGAACTTCTTCAGAGTTTATCAGTCGGAGAAAATTTTCTAAATGATCCTGGAGCCAACGAACCTGTAGAGGTTAAAGATGTAACCAGGAAAGGAGACAGGTTTAGACCAAAAATTGCTATGGATCCCATCCAAGGTCCTATCCCAGTGTTTGATAGGATGCATATAATTTACATCGTTCATGTGGTCCTCAGGTCCATTATGGAAATGGTATTCTTAGTCGGGCAATACTATCTGTATGGTTTTGAAGTTCCTCATCTTTTCCAGTGCCGTTCTTACCCTTGTCCCACCCAGACTGACTGCTTTGTCTCCAGGGCTACTGAGAAGACAGTCTTTCTTAACTTTATGTTTGGAGTTGGTCTTGGGTGTTTTATACTGAACATTGTAGAGTTGCATTATTTGGGATGGTTCTATGTATTTCGGATCTTAGCAGTTGCCTGTAACACCTGCTGTGAATTCAAGAGCAAAAAGAAGAAGAGGCCCATAGTGCTTCACCCAGAGCAAAATAGCCTGCTTATTCACTTAAAAGACACTATTCAGGAACGCTTCGTCTTGAAGACATCTTCGAGTCTATCTCCAGAAAAGATGGGTTTTCTACCCTCCCCACCTACAAGTACAATATCATTTACTAATGACGATAATGATGATTCTACCTCAAGACAAAGTCCAGATATAAAGCACAGTAACAAAGCTAAAATAGCCAAGATTAATAAATCCTGGCTGTAA
- the LOC140119369 gene encoding protein kinase C theta type-like encodes MASTGHRESEKKRKREEEMRKREEKKRKREKVKRKREEDSESGLMIKRRGEIAGLLEDDGPRPGSSQDPVTSSPYPDFYVYRLTIHQVLGRGGFGKVVLASFPGRNTFMAVKVVLKTPDNTAMLMRERRILQTARECPFLCHLYAAHQSQHGAYFITEYLSGGSLQALIRMCGSLNIDNVRFYTAEIVCGLQFLHGHNIVHRDLKPGNIMLDRSGHIRIIDLGLARDGVTSSNKTRGVVGTTCFMAPEVLLDEEYDAAVDWWSLGIVVSIMSSGYSPFYYGPIRSEAVESIITEMPEIPPWLASDLKHLIKNLLRKNPEMRLGVSGNIRHHPFFDSIGWEDLEAGRAQPPFTPFRAVLKNKHLQWPGDETPTNPVAEFSYMSPSWARMMERSRL; translated from the exons atggcgtctacaGGACACAGAGAAAgcgagaagaagaggaagagagaagaagagatgagaaagagagaagagaagaagaggaagagagaaaaggtgaagaggaagagagaagaggacagcGAGAGCGGATTGATGataaagaggagaggagagattgCCGGATTATTAGAGGATGACGGGCCAAGACCGGGCAGCAGCCAGGACCCTGTAACATCAAGCCCCTACCCCGACTTCTATGTCTACCGCCTCACCATCCATCAGGTGCTGGGTAGGGGCGGCTTTGGGAAA GTGGTCCTGGCGTCATTCCCCGGCCGAAACACCTTCATGGCCGTGAAAGTTGTCCTCAAAACACCGGACAATACAGCAATGTTGATGAGAGAGCGACGGATACTCCAGACAGCCCGAGAGTGCCCATTTCTATGCCATCTGTATGCCGCACATCAGTCTCAGCACGGGGCGTATTTCATCACAGAGTATCTGTCCGGCGGCAGCCTGCAGGCGTTAATCAGAATGTGCGGCAGCTTGAACATCGATAATGTGAGATTCTACACAGCAGAGATAGTATGTGGCCTCCAATTCCTCCATGGACACAACATCGTCCACAGAGATCTAAAGCCAGGAAACATCATGCTGGATAGAAGTGGGCACATCCGCATCATCGACCTGGGCCTTGCCCGCGATGGTGTCACCTCCTCCAATAAGACCCGTGGAGTGGTGGGCACAACCTGTTTTATGGCCCCAGAGGTGCTGCTGGATGAGGAATATGACGCAGCAGTTGACTGGTGGAGCCTGGGGATTGTTGTGTCCATAATGTCATCCGGATACTCCCCATTTTACTATGGGCCCATCAGGAGTGAGGCGGTTGAGTCCATCATCACCGAAATGCCAGAAATACCACCCTGGCTGGCCTCCGATTTAAAACATCTGATTAAAAACCTGCTGCGAAAAAATCCTGAGATGCGGCTGGGTGTGTCCGGTAACATCAGACACCATCCCTTCTTTGACAGCATTGGCTGGGAGGATCTTGAGGCCGGGAGAGCACAGCCCCCATTTACACCATTCAGGGCCGTTCTGAAGAACAAACACCTGCAGTGGCCGGGAGATGAAACACCTACTAACCCCGTGGCCGAATTCTCCTACATGTCACCTAGCTGGGCCCG GATGATGGAGAGATCCAGATTGTAA